In a single window of the Elaeis guineensis isolate ETL-2024a chromosome 8, EG11, whole genome shotgun sequence genome:
- the LOC105050648 gene encoding UDP-glycosyltransferase 708G2-like, whose translation MSATSGDAQVSHVALLPSAGMGHLTPFLRLASTLASHGCRVTFIAIHPTVSSAESLHLSALFSTYPQIHPLEFPLLHLDAMDAYKLADPFYLHCESIRRSAHLLLPLLTSLSPPLSSFIVDISLASAFIPIANKLDIPSYILFTSSATMLTLFAYLPGLIADAKRIDDVAIPGMQPLPASMIPPALHDPTNLFTKQFIENGRALLQAKAILVNTFESLEADAVAALNGGAVVRGLPPVVAIGPLHQPAARPSGSPGRTFAWLDAQPARSVVYVSFGSRTALSRAQIKELGVGLERSGCRFLWVVKSKIVDREDGEGLEELVGNGLLERGRGRGKGLVVKGWVDQNEVLGHGAVGGFVSHCGWNSVVEAAACGVRILAWPRGADQRVNASLVERSGLGVWAREWGWDGEEGAEVVRGEEIGQRVRELLGDTHVGESVARVREEALRASGVGGSSYEGLADLIEKWRA comes from the coding sequence CAAGTCTCTCATGTCGCCCTCCTTCCGAGCGCCGGCATGGGCCACCTTACACCCTTCCTCCGCCTTGCGTCCACTCTCGCCTCCCATGGTTGCAGAGTCACCTTCATCGCCATCCACCCTACTGTTTCCTCTGCGGAGTCTCTTCATCTCTCTGCTCTCTTCTCCACTTATCCTCAGATCCACCCCCTTGAATTCCCACTCCTTCACTTGGATGCCATGGATGCTTATAAACTCGCTGATCCTTTCTATCTCCACTGCGAATCCATCCGCCGCTCGGCCCACCTCCTTCTCCCTCTACTCACCTCTCTCTCACCCCCACTCTCTTCATTCATTGTCGACATCAGCCTAGCCTCTGCTTTCATTCCAATCGCTAACAAACTCGACATTCCTAGTTACATTCTCTTCACCTCCTCAGCGACGATGCTCACCCTCTTTGCCTACTTACCCGGCCTCATCGCCGATGCCAAACGTATCGACGATGTTGCGATCCCCGGCATGCAGCCATTGCCGGCGTCGATGATCCCCCCTGCACTCCATGACCCTACCAACCTCTTCACAAAACAATTCATAGAGAACGGTCGCGCATTACTACAAGCGAAAGCGATCTTAGTCAACACATTTGAAAGCCTCGAGGCGGATGCAGTGGCGGCCCTCAACGGAGGAGCGGTGGTGCGAGGTCTACCGCCGGTGGTGGCAATTGGGCCGCTACATCAACCAGCTGCTAGGCCTAGTGGAAGCCCGGGGCGCACGTTTGCGTGGCTCGACGCACAACCGGCCCGGTCGGTGGTGTACGTTAGCTTCGGCAGCAGGACGGCCCTGTCAAGGGCCCAAATCAAGGAGCTAGGAGTTGGGTTGGAGAGGAGTGGGTGTAGGTTCCTATGGGTGGTGAAGAGTAAAATAGTGGATAGAGAGGATGGGGAGGGGTTGGAGGAGTTGGTGGGTAATGGGCTTTtggagagggggagagggagggggaaggGGTTGGTGGTTAAAGGTTGGGTGGATCAGAATGAGGTATTGGGGCATGGGGCTGTTGGAGGATTTGTTAGTCATTGTGGGTGGAACTCGGTGGTGGAGGCGGCCGCGTGCGGGGTACGCATCCTGGCGTGGCCGCGGGGTGCAGACCAAAGGGTGAATGCAAGCTTGGTGGAGAGGAGCGGGCTTGGAGTGTGGGCGAGAGAGTGGGGGTGGGATGGGGAGGAAGGGGCGGAGGTGGTGAGGGGAGAGGAGATCGGACAGCGTGTGAGGGAACTGTTGGGGGACACGCATGTGGGGGAGTCCGTCGCACGTGTGAGGGAGGAGGCTTTGAGGGCTTCTGGAGTGGGTGGGAGCTCTTACGAGGGCTTGGCAGATCTCATTGAGAAGTGGAGGGCATGA